From the genome of Miscanthus floridulus cultivar M001 chromosome 10, ASM1932011v1, whole genome shotgun sequence, one region includes:
- the LOC136485628 gene encoding uncharacterized protein, with protein sequence MARAALVLPAALLLCLALGDHADAARNTVGVYELKNKKGDFSIKVTNWGATLMSVIVPDSKGNLADVILGYDTIAEYVNGSSYFGALVGRVANRVAKGRFVLDGKAYRLYINDGKNALHGGHRGFSKVIWTVKEYVPDCDSPYITFYYHSFDGEQGFPGDLDVYVTYQLSSPYDLALHMNATALNKATPVNLVNHAYWNLGGHGSGDVLGHLIQVFASLYTPVDKSMIPTGQIAGVAGTPYDLRWLTPVGARINLVSGGGAVGYDLNYAVAVHGQGFTQVAFVRDPASGRAFELWANQPGVQLYTSNWLKDEKGKGGKVYQKYGALCLETQAFPDAVNHPNFPSEIVRPGGVYRHDMLFKFSS encoded by the exons ATGGCGAGAGCTGCGTTGGTCCTCCCTGCTGCTCTACTGCTGTGCCTTGCATTGGGCGACCATGCCGATGCTGCGAGGAACACGGTTGGGGTCTACGAgctcaagaacaagaagggggatttctccatcaaggtcaCCAACTGGGGAGCCACCCTCATGTCTGTCATCGTTCCTGACTCCAAAG GGAACTTGGCTGATGTCATCCTTGGGTATGACACTATCGCTGAGTATGTG AACGGTTCTTCTTACTTCGGGGCGCTGGTCGGCCGCGTGGCCAACAGAGTCGCCAAGGGCCGCTTCGTGCTCGACGGCAAAGCCTACCGCCTGTACATCAACGACGGCAAGAACGCACTCCACG GTGGCCACAGGGGTTTCAGCAAGGTCATCTGGACGGTGAAGGAGTACGTGCCTGACTGCGACTCCCCTTACATCACCTTCTACTACCACAGCTTCGACGGAGAGCAAG GATTCCCGGGCGACCTGGACGTGTACGTGACGTACCAGCTGTCCAGCCCCTACGACCTGGCCCTGCACATGAACGCGACGGCGCTCAACAAGGCGACGCCGGTGAACCTGGTGAACCACGCGTACTGGAACCTGGGCGGCCACGGCAGCGGCGACGTCCTGGGCCACCTCATCCAGGTGTTCGCGTCGCTGTACACGCCTGTGGACAAGTCGATGATCCCGACGGGGCAGATCGCGGGCGTCGCCGGGACGCCCTACGACCTGCGCTGGCTCACCCCCGTCGGCGCCCGCATCAACCTCgtctccggcggcggcgcggtgggcTACGACCTCAACTACGCGGTGGCGGTGCACGGGCAGGGGTTCACGCAGGTGGCGTTCGTCCGGGACCCGGCGTCCGGGCGGGCGTTCGAGCTGTGGGCGAACCAGCCCGGGGTGCAGCTCTACACCAGCAACTGGCTCAAGGACGAGAAGGGCAAGGGCGGCAAGGTGTACCAGAAGTACGGCGCGCTGTGCCTGGAGACGCAGGCGTTCCCCGACGCCGTCAACCACCCCAACTTCCCGTCGGAGATCGTCAGGCCCGGCGGGGTGTACCGGCACGACATGCTCTTCAAGTTCTCCTCCTAA